Proteins from one bacterium BMS3Abin08 genomic window:
- the albA_2 gene encoding antilisterial bacteriocin subtilosin biosynthesis protein AlbA, with protein MKNHLSSRDVTVEKHNNINSHPIGVVKPGGEPKLTIRIIGRCNFRCPACSTFSSPERKGIMRLLDFKRAVDILASERFLGVVNISGGEPTLHPELVAMLSYISERLLENRVVLFTNGHWVGHPHWRQTLRHLLVETNVLVRFSLDRQHADGAVLAEMGSFDKNRFKAIEQERFEKARLFLNACLSEGALPAYRFDFAFKGSEEEAGNYMSVLGEVPLYLIRFRKDPLHRPKELGYFALDLNENNQVLVYPTLGHLSAGESLGGIDTLPAALKMNRIALKTKGHIY; from the coding sequence ATGAAAAATCATCTTAGTTCCCGCGATGTTACGGTAGAAAAGCATAACAATATAAACAGTCACCCCATAGGCGTGGTTAAACCTGGTGGCGAACCCAAGCTGACCATCCGGATTATAGGACGATGCAATTTTCGTTGCCCGGCCTGTTCTACTTTCAGCAGTCCCGAGAGAAAGGGAATCATGCGTCTTTTGGACTTCAAACGGGCTGTGGATATTTTAGCCTCGGAACGATTCCTCGGCGTAGTAAACATATCCGGAGGAGAGCCGACCCTTCACCCGGAGCTGGTGGCAATGCTGTCTTATATATCGGAGAGGCTTCTTGAAAACAGAGTTGTTTTATTCACCAACGGTCACTGGGTCGGTCATCCTCATTGGCGTCAGACACTTAGGCATTTGCTCGTGGAAACAAATGTTTTAGTCAGGTTTTCACTCGATCGTCAACACGCCGATGGTGCAGTACTCGCTGAAATGGGTTCCTTTGACAAAAATCGTTTTAAGGCTATAGAGCAGGAAAGATTTGAAAAGGCTCGCCTCTTTCTCAATGCCTGTTTATCAGAGGGAGCACTTCCAGCTTATCGTTTTGATTTTGCTTTTAAGGGGTCCGAGGAGGAGGCCGGGAACTATATGTCCGTACTTGGTGAAGTGCCTCTCTACCTTATCCGCTTCCGGAAGGATCCTCTGCACCGCCCTAAAGAATTGGGCTACTTCGCTCTTGACTTGAATGAGAACAATCAAGTCCTCGTCTATCCTACCCTTGGACATCTCTCTGCAGGTGAATCTCTTGGTGGAATAGATACTCTGCCTGCAGCACTTAAGATGAACCGGATAGCTTTAAAGACAAAAGGACATATTTATTAA
- the moaA_2 gene encoding cyclic pyranopterin monophosphate synthase — MKKNISVEIKVTDRCNLDCFHCVNNDCPDHGKDLDAGLFVEKLARWVDNQGSSSYMITEVRMTGGEPLLNLHTVTEIARTCCSLGIQSGINTNATLLDAPTARLLKKSGLEIVKISFDSIDETTLRQIRGPRASLAKTITGIHTAVENGFHVILRYTLCSFNRDQLVACYRMAREIGVEKFQVKPLIRAGRAIGSSGFLSREELCRAFEELAVIVNGPIARPEILCWPSKDTTSLTVKACAGINKIYFSTSYKAYFCNYLPWTDEIGDLTRDTLEDLLQRRSIKVCEGRSSYPLLTGCRQIEYLSAGTNAF, encoded by the coding sequence TTGAAGAAAAACATCTCTGTTGAGATTAAAGTCACGGACCGATGCAACCTGGACTGTTTTCATTGCGTAAACAATGATTGTCCGGACCACGGCAAAGATCTCGATGCTGGTCTTTTTGTTGAGAAACTGGCACGATGGGTTGACAACCAGGGGAGTTCGTCCTACATGATCACGGAGGTCCGCATGACCGGAGGCGAACCACTTCTGAACCTACATACAGTGACAGAGATCGCCCGGACTTGCTGTAGTCTGGGCATACAGTCCGGCATCAATACCAATGCAACCCTCCTCGATGCACCCACCGCCCGGCTCCTGAAGAAATCCGGACTGGAAATCGTAAAAATTTCCTTCGACTCCATTGATGAAACAACGCTTAGACAAATCCGGGGACCAAGGGCCTCTCTTGCCAAAACCATAACCGGAATACATACTGCAGTTGAAAACGGCTTTCATGTTATACTCCGCTATACTCTCTGCTCATTCAACAGGGATCAGCTTGTAGCATGCTACCGTATGGCAAGAGAAATAGGGGTGGAAAAATTCCAGGTCAAACCTCTAATCAGAGCCGGACGGGCAATTGGTTCGAGCGGCTTTCTCAGCCGGGAAGAATTGTGCCGTGCCTTTGAAGAACTCGCCGTTATAGTAAATGGACCAATTGCTCGACCTGAAATTCTTTGCTGGCCGTCAAAAGATACTACAAGCCTGACGGTAAAGGCTTGCGCCGGCATAAATAAGATATACTTCTCCACAAGTTATAAAGCTTATTTCTGCAATTATCTGCCCTGGACAGATGAAATAGGAGATCTGACTCGAGACACACTTGAAGACTTACTTCAGCGGCGCAGCATCAAGGTCTGCGAGGGCAGAAGCAGCTATCCCCTTCTCACAGGCTGCCGGCAGATTGAATACCTTAGCGCCGGGACCAATGCCTTTTAA